The following proteins are encoded in a genomic region of Fundidesulfovibrio putealis DSM 16056:
- a CDS encoding potassium transporter Kup, whose product MSTPHGLETSHSKSTLVMALGALGVVYGDIGTSPLYAVKECFHGLHAIELTTANVMGVLSLIFWSLTVVITVKYVSFILRADNKGEGGMFALLELLPAKKLGAKTVAVTMLLGLCGASLLCGEAVITPAISVLSAMEGLEVATNQAGPLVVPLTLIILLGLFMVQKHGTAGIGRVFGPVMIVWFLVIGGLGLAQIIAHPDVLLALNPVHAVDFFARNHFHGILVLGSVVLCITGGEALYADMGHFGKRAIRMSWLFYAYPGLLLNYFGQGAGLIASPSIVANPFYGIVPMAFVFPMVALSTMATIIASQAMISGVFSLIRQAVQLGYFPRVRIVHTSHHMEGQIYIPEINTMLMWACIALVLIFKESSRLAAAYGIAVTATMTITSCLYFLVATKRWNWPVWKAAPMLALFLSFDLSFFGSNLLKIFDGGWIPVVIATGIVACMSTWKAGRAALSRVLSAGAVPLELFLDDVAAKKPHRAKGAAVFLSVSPTGTPVTLLHFFKHTKMLHEKVVILSIQSSSDPYSNLGQNLSISCLGEGFYRVIATYGFMQTPDVPQILDFARSAGLEADPADTTFFLGRESLFTTGRSHLPGWRKRLFEFMSRNSRPASSYFNIPPGRVMEIGVQVEL is encoded by the coding sequence ATGAGCACCCCTCACGGCCTTGAAACCTCCCACTCGAAAAGCACGCTTGTCATGGCGCTTGGCGCGCTGGGCGTTGTCTATGGCGACATCGGCACCTCGCCCCTCTACGCCGTGAAGGAGTGCTTCCACGGCCTGCACGCCATCGAGCTGACCACCGCCAACGTCATGGGCGTTCTCTCGCTGATTTTCTGGTCGCTGACCGTGGTCATCACGGTCAAGTACGTGTCCTTCATCCTGCGCGCGGACAACAAGGGAGAGGGCGGCATGTTCGCCCTGCTGGAGCTGTTGCCCGCCAAGAAGCTCGGCGCCAAGACCGTGGCCGTCACCATGCTGCTCGGCCTGTGCGGAGCGTCTCTTTTGTGCGGCGAGGCGGTGATCACTCCGGCCATCTCGGTGCTCTCGGCCATGGAGGGCCTGGAAGTGGCCACCAATCAGGCCGGGCCGCTGGTGGTTCCGCTGACGCTCATCATCCTGCTTGGGCTGTTCATGGTGCAGAAGCACGGCACGGCGGGCATCGGGCGCGTGTTCGGCCCGGTGATGATCGTGTGGTTCCTGGTGATCGGAGGCCTTGGGCTCGCGCAGATCATCGCGCACCCCGACGTGCTGCTGGCCTTGAACCCGGTCCACGCCGTGGACTTCTTCGCGCGCAACCACTTCCACGGCATCCTGGTGCTGGGCTCGGTGGTGCTGTGCATCACCGGCGGCGAGGCCCTCTATGCGGACATGGGGCACTTCGGAAAGCGCGCCATCAGGATGTCCTGGCTGTTCTACGCCTATCCGGGCCTGCTGCTGAACTATTTCGGGCAGGGCGCGGGGCTCATCGCCAGCCCCTCCATCGTGGCCAACCCCTTCTACGGCATCGTGCCCATGGCCTTCGTGTTCCCCATGGTCGCCCTGTCCACCATGGCCACCATCATCGCCTCCCAGGCCATGATCTCGGGCGTGTTCTCGCTGATACGCCAGGCCGTGCAGCTGGGGTATTTCCCTCGCGTGCGCATCGTGCACACCTCGCACCACATGGAAGGCCAGATCTACATCCCGGAGATCAACACCATGCTCATGTGGGCCTGCATCGCGCTGGTGCTCATCTTCAAGGAGTCCAGCCGTCTGGCCGCCGCCTACGGCATCGCCGTGACCGCCACCATGACCATCACCTCCTGCCTGTATTTCCTGGTGGCCACCAAACGCTGGAACTGGCCCGTCTGGAAGGCCGCCCCCATGCTGGCCCTGTTTCTGAGCTTCGATCTCTCCTTCTTCGGCTCCAACCTGCTGAAGATCTTCGACGGCGGCTGGATTCCAGTGGTCATCGCCACCGGAATCGTGGCCTGCATGAGCACCTGGAAGGCCGGACGCGCCGCCCTGAGCAGGGTGCTCAGCGCCGGGGCCGTGCCGCTGGAACTGTTCCTGGACGACGTGGCCGCCAAAAAGCCGCACCGGGCCAAGGGGGCGGCCGTGTTCCTGTCGGTGTCGCCAACCGGCACGCCGGTCACGCTGCTGCACTTCTTCAAGCACACCAAGATGCTCCACGAGAAGGTGGTCATCCTGTCCATCCAGTCGTCCAGCGACCCCTACTCCAACCTCGGGCAGAACCTTTCCATCTCCTGCCTGGGCGAGGGTTTCTACCGGGTGATCGCCACCTACGGCTTCATGCAGACCCCAGACGTGCCCCAGATACTGGACTTCGCCCGCAGCGCGGGCCTTGAGGCCGACCCTGCCGACACCACCTTCTTCCTGGGGCGAGAATCGCTCTTCACCACGGGCAGAAGCCACCTGCCCGGATGGCGCAAGCGGCTGTTCGAGTTCATGAGCCGCAACTCGCGCCCGGCGTCGTCATACTTCAACATCCCGCCGGGACGGGTGATGGAGATCGGCGTGCAGGTGGAGTTGTAG
- a CDS encoding GDP-mannose 4,6-dehydratase has product MKSALILGITGQDGAYLTRLLLEKGYAVAGTSRDAQMANLGSLAALGVADMVSLHSASLTDFRGLWQVIEKVEPQEIYNLAGQSSVGLSFEQPLETFESVAVATINILELLRLLGKPVRLYNACSTECFGNAPEPASEETPFRPRSPYAVAKAAACWAVSNYREAYGLYACSGILSNHESPLRPARFVTRKIVSTACRIAAGSGERLSLGSTNVVRDWGWAEEYVDAMWRMLQQDDPGDFVIATGKSFSLQDFTAQVFAELGLDHTEHVDTNPGLFRPSDILYSRTDPSKARELLDWQASMAMPEVVRAMIGAEREMLSAKERCI; this is encoded by the coding sequence ATGAAATCCGCCCTGATACTCGGCATAACCGGCCAAGACGGCGCGTACCTCACCAGGCTGCTGCTGGAGAAGGGCTACGCCGTGGCCGGAACCTCGCGCGACGCCCAGATGGCCAACCTCGGAAGCCTCGCCGCCCTCGGCGTGGCCGACATGGTGAGCCTGCATTCGGCGTCGCTGACGGATTTTCGCGGCCTCTGGCAGGTGATCGAGAAGGTGGAGCCGCAGGAAATCTACAATCTGGCCGGGCAGAGCTCCGTGGGCCTCTCCTTCGAGCAGCCCCTGGAGACGTTCGAGTCCGTGGCCGTGGCCACCATAAACATCCTTGAGCTGCTGCGCCTTCTGGGCAAGCCCGTGCGCCTCTACAACGCCTGCTCCACGGAATGCTTCGGCAACGCCCCCGAGCCTGCCAGCGAGGAGACCCCCTTCAGGCCGCGCAGCCCCTACGCCGTGGCCAAGGCCGCCGCCTGCTGGGCCGTGTCCAACTACCGCGAAGCCTACGGCCTGTACGCCTGCTCGGGCATCCTCTCCAACCACGAGTCGCCCTTGCGTCCGGCCCGCTTCGTCACCCGCAAGATCGTGTCCACGGCGTGCCGCATCGCGGCGGGGTCCGGCGAGCGCCTCTCGCTCGGGTCCACCAACGTGGTGCGCGACTGGGGCTGGGCCGAGGAGTACGTGGACGCCATGTGGCGCATGCTCCAGCAGGACGATCCGGGCGATTTCGTCATCGCCACGGGCAAGAGCTTTTCCCTTCAGGATTTTACGGCCCAGGTCTTCGCGGAGCTGGGACTTGACCATACCGAACACGTGGACACCAACCCCGGCCTGTTCAGGCCCTCGGACATCCTCTACAGCCGCACGGACCCCTCCAAGGCGCGCGAGCTTCTGGACTGGCAGGCCAGCATGGCCATGCCGGAGGTGGTCCGGGCCATGATCGGGGCCGAACGGGAGATGTTGTCCGCCAAGGAGCGCTGCATATGA
- the tmk gene encoding dTMP kinase: MFVTFEGVEGAGKSTQIALAESWLRSLGHTVLTTRQPGGCGLGLTLRAILLDARNTHLDSTAELFLYLADRAQHVAEVIRPALAQGAVVLCDRYHDSTVAYQGFGRGLDVERLISLGEMATGGLAPDVTVVLDLPVEQGLARARSRNSGAGASQSEGRFEALEMAFHQRVRDGFLTLAAREPHRFAVADATGDPQAVFSRVQRAIGQRL, from the coding sequence ATGTTCGTTACCTTTGAAGGTGTAGAGGGCGCGGGAAAGTCCACCCAGATCGCCCTGGCCGAGTCCTGGCTGCGCAGCCTGGGGCACACGGTGCTGACCACGCGCCAGCCCGGCGGCTGCGGCCTGGGCCTGACCCTTCGCGCCATCCTGCTGGACGCGCGCAACACCCACCTGGATTCCACGGCGGAACTGTTTCTCTATCTGGCCGACCGGGCCCAGCACGTGGCCGAGGTGATCCGCCCGGCCCTGGCCCAGGGCGCGGTGGTGCTGTGCGACCGCTACCATGATTCCACCGTGGCCTATCAGGGCTTCGGGCGTGGCCTGGACGTGGAGCGCCTGATTTCGCTTGGCGAGATGGCCACCGGGGGGCTCGCCCCGGACGTGACCGTGGTGCTGGACCTGCCCGTGGAGCAAGGGCTCGCGCGGGCCAGGAGCCGCAACTCGGGCGCAGGGGCCAGCCAGTCCGAAGGGAGATTCGAGGCGCTGGAGATGGCCTTCCACCAGCGGGTGCGGGACGGCTTTCTTACGCTGGCCGCGCGCGAGCCGCATCGCTTCGCCGTGGCCGACGCCACGGGCGATCCGCAAGCGGTGTTCAGCCGGGTGCAACGCGCCATCGGGCAGCGTCTGTAA
- the surE gene encoding 5'/3'-nucleotidase SurE produces MKILLTNDDGIQAIGLRSIYHALVRAGHDVQVVAPVTEMSAVGHAVTLAAPLRVKIFEEKDFYGQGVSGTPADCVKLGLTTLLASPPDLVVSGINAGANVGVDILYSGTVSAATEGALMGFPALALSYDSFSPGDLSAQADFAASFLAKVDWDALPGNCVLNMNFPDLPMDKVCGLRVCPQTHAAYHDWYDARVDPRGRPYYWLTGVIPTDRVLPGQDRALLTEGFMTLTPLRFDFTDHETMERLAGLSF; encoded by the coding sequence ATGAAAATACTTCTCACCAACGACGACGGAATCCAGGCCATCGGGCTGCGCTCCATCTATCACGCGCTGGTGCGCGCCGGTCACGACGTGCAGGTGGTGGCCCCGGTCACGGAGATGAGCGCCGTGGGACACGCCGTCACCTTGGCTGCACCGCTTCGCGTAAAAATTTTCGAGGAAAAGGATTTTTACGGCCAGGGCGTATCCGGCACCCCGGCGGACTGCGTGAAGCTCGGCCTGACCACGCTGCTTGCGTCGCCGCCCGATCTGGTTGTCTCCGGCATCAACGCCGGGGCCAACGTGGGCGTGGACATCCTCTATTCCGGCACAGTGTCCGCCGCCACCGAGGGCGCGCTCATGGGCTTTCCGGCCCTGGCGCTCTCCTACGACAGCTTCAGCCCCGGCGACCTGTCCGCGCAGGCGGACTTCGCAGCCTCGTTCCTGGCGAAAGTCGACTGGGACGCCCTGCCCGGCAACTGCGTGCTGAACATGAATTTCCCGGACCTTCCCATGGATAAGGTGTGCGGCCTTAGGGTCTGCCCCCAGACCCACGCCGCCTACCACGACTGGTACGACGCGCGCGTGGACCCCAGGGGTCGCCCTTATTACTGGCTCACGGGCGTCATCCCCACGGACCGGGTTCTTCCCGGCCAGGACAGGGCGCTGCTGACGGAAGGCTTCATGACGCTCACCCCGCTGCGTTTCGACTTCACCGACCACGAAACAATGGAGCGTCTTGCGGGTCTTTCGTTCTGA
- a CDS encoding glutaredoxin family protein: MKNVKIYALSTCIHCKHCKEYLDERGQPYECVYVDRLAGEERSETIASIKKVNPNLSFPTVMVGSTVIVGFDKEQLEKALED, encoded by the coding sequence ATGAAAAACGTGAAGATCTACGCTCTCTCCACCTGCATCCACTGCAAGCACTGCAAGGAGTACCTTGACGAGCGCGGCCAGCCCTACGAATGCGTCTACGTGGACAGGCTTGCCGGGGAAGAGCGCAGCGAGACCATCGCATCCATCAAGAAGGTCAACCCGAACCTGTCCTTCCCCACGGTCATGGTCGGCAGCACGGTGATCGTCGGCTTCGACAAGGAGCAGCTGGAAAAGGCCCTGGAGGACTGA
- a CDS encoding periplasmic heavy metal sensor, translating into MKSRLMILSVALVAMLAAASLAMANPYGRGPGAWMPDIPQEKQEQVAKLYREGRQTLYELEARKWAKQAELNAILAAPKPDSSKIEALAKEIGTLSSMVYQERVALQQRIFKETGVNLPLAGGPGFGPGGCPMMGGQGVGPKGGNAQAPCCQ; encoded by the coding sequence ATGAAATCCCGTCTGATGATCCTGTCCGTCGCCCTGGTGGCCATGCTGGCCGCCGCCTCCCTGGCCATGGCCAACCCCTACGGGCGCGGCCCCGGCGCGTGGATGCCCGACATCCCGCAGGAGAAGCAGGAGCAGGTGGCGAAGCTGTACCGCGAAGGCCGCCAGACCCTCTACGAGCTTGAGGCCCGCAAATGGGCCAAGCAGGCCGAGCTGAACGCCATCCTGGCCGCGCCCAAGCCCGACAGCTCCAAGATCGAGGCCCTGGCCAAGGAGATCGGCACCCTGAGCTCCATGGTGTACCAGGAGCGCGTGGCCCTGCAGCAGCGCATCTTCAAGGAGACCGGCGTCAACCTGCCCCTGGCGGGTGGTCCCGGCTTCGGCCCCGGCGGTTGCCCCATGATGGGCGGCCAGGGCGTCGGCCCCAAGGGCGGCAACGCCCAGGCCCCCTGCTGCCAGTAA
- a CDS encoding 3'-5' exoribonuclease YhaM family protein, whose translation MTEKRIFVRDLSVGDQVSECFLLAQASKGQARNGPFWSLKLQDASGVIEAKLWSPGAAAIDDLPAGQFVLATGTVTSYRDQPQLNLDRLEPLGTSPEGVDFSHFLPESEEKPESIYAKLEEFLSSNIGHAPWRRFCRKVLGDPEIREKLLAAPGAKAMHHAYRGGLLEHTLAVCKVAQALCELYPALDRDTLLAAAAFHDMGKAWELSSGLTRDYTDEGQMLGHIVLSLTLLEPYLRKARDLDPGLILHFKHMLLSHHGELAYGSPKTPMTPEAMLLHFADNIDAKVQQFTGAVENPDKIGVAGFVRGLDRYVFNPVRVRPEAPAPKKPQDKGPSQCSLPLKV comes from the coding sequence GTGACCGAAAAACGCATCTTCGTACGTGACCTCTCCGTGGGCGACCAGGTGAGCGAATGCTTCCTGCTGGCGCAGGCATCCAAGGGCCAAGCCCGCAACGGCCCGTTCTGGTCGCTCAAGCTCCAGGACGCCTCCGGGGTCATCGAGGCCAAGCTCTGGTCGCCCGGCGCGGCCGCCATCGACGACCTCCCCGCCGGGCAGTTCGTCCTGGCCACGGGCACGGTCACCAGCTACCGCGACCAGCCCCAGCTCAACCTGGACCGCCTGGAACCCCTGGGAACATCCCCCGAGGGCGTGGACTTCAGCCACTTCCTGCCCGAGAGCGAGGAGAAGCCCGAGTCCATCTACGCGAAACTCGAAGAGTTCCTTTCGTCCAACATCGGCCACGCCCCCTGGCGGCGCTTCTGCCGCAAGGTGCTGGGCGACCCGGAAATCCGCGAGAAGCTGCTGGCCGCGCCCGGCGCGAAAGCCATGCACCACGCCTACCGGGGCGGGCTCCTGGAGCACACCCTGGCCGTGTGCAAGGTGGCCCAGGCGCTTTGCGAGCTCTACCCGGCCCTGGACCGCGACACCCTCCTGGCCGCCGCAGCCTTCCACGACATGGGCAAGGCCTGGGAGCTCTCCTCCGGCCTCACCCGCGACTACACCGACGAGGGCCAGATGCTCGGCCACATCGTGCTGTCGCTGACGCTCCTGGAGCCCTACCTGCGCAAAGCCAGGGACCTGGACCCGGGTCTGATCCTGCATTTCAAGCACATGCTCCTGAGCCACCACGGAGAGCTGGCCTACGGTTCCCCCAAGACGCCCATGACCCCCGAGGCCATGCTGCTGCACTTCGCGGACAACATCGACGCCAAGGTGCAGCAGTTCACCGGCGCGGTGGAGAATCCGGACAAGATCGGCGTGGCCGGTTTCGTGCGCGGCCTGGACCGCTATGTGTTCAACCCGGTGCGCGTGCGGCCCGAGGCCCCCGCTCCCAAGAAGCCCCAGGACAAAGGTCCCAGCCAATGTTCGTTACCTTTGAAGGTGTAG
- a CDS encoding response regulator produces MLNVLTVDDDEVTQFHANQLLQPLGRVRMAYSGMDAVARVKESLASGDGYHLIFMDVMMPGLDGLTTVREIVHCYNESRIPLEQRPKIIMLSSVEERDTKIDALYACGADHYMTKPLDSELLAVFLGALGMLPPGGLGPAPASASEPDGGAQADDGACAEDELKSA; encoded by the coding sequence ATGCTGAACGTGCTCACGGTGGATGACGACGAGGTGACCCAGTTTCACGCCAACCAGCTGCTCCAGCCGTTGGGGAGGGTGCGCATGGCCTATTCCGGCATGGACGCCGTGGCCCGCGTGAAGGAATCCCTGGCCTCCGGGGACGGCTATCACCTGATTTTCATGGACGTGATGATGCCCGGACTGGACGGGCTGACCACCGTGCGAGAGATCGTGCATTGCTACAACGAGAGCCGCATCCCGCTGGAACAGCGCCCCAAGATCATCATGCTCTCCTCCGTGGAGGAGCGCGACACCAAGATAGATGCCCTGTATGCCTGCGGCGCGGACCACTACATGACCAAGCCCCTGGACAGCGAGTTGCTGGCCGTATTTCTGGGGGCGCTTGGCATGCTGCCGCCGGGCGGCCTGGGACCTGCGCCCGCGTCGGCCTCCGAACCGGATGGCGGTGCGCAAGCCGATGATGGGGCCTGCGCCGAAGACGAGCTCAAGTCCGCGTAG
- a CDS encoding amino acid ABC transporter permease codes for MHNKYAVRLILFSIGTAALVALLSTIRYNWNWWVVWQYRDLFIEGFATTIMVSCGAITLGLVIGILGGLARVSENIWLREAATLYVWGFRGTPLLTQIYIFYFCFGVVVHVDSPFLIGMATLAFFAGAYITEMVRAGIESISDGQWEAARSTGLTHAQALRHVVFPQALRRIIAPVTGQFVSLIKDSSLLSVIAVRELTKGAEIVNAATYKTFESYLPLALFYLLLTYPLSILTYHLEKRMNYQSTPRTKSAATLKGAVPR; via the coding sequence ATGCACAATAAATACGCCGTCCGCCTCATACTGTTCAGCATCGGAACAGCCGCCCTGGTGGCCCTCTTGTCCACCATCCGCTACAACTGGAACTGGTGGGTGGTCTGGCAGTACCGCGATCTGTTCATAGAGGGCTTCGCCACCACCATCATGGTGTCCTGTGGGGCCATCACCCTGGGGCTGGTCATCGGCATACTGGGCGGCCTGGCCCGCGTGTCCGAGAACATCTGGCTGCGCGAGGCGGCCACGCTCTACGTCTGGGGCTTTCGCGGCACGCCCCTGCTCACCCAGATCTACATCTTCTATTTCTGCTTCGGCGTGGTGGTCCACGTGGACAGCCCGTTTCTCATCGGCATGGCCACCCTGGCCTTTTTCGCCGGGGCCTACATCACGGAGATGGTCCGCGCGGGCATCGAATCCATTTCGGACGGCCAGTGGGAGGCCGCGCGTTCCACGGGCCTGACCCACGCCCAGGCACTTCGGCACGTGGTCTTTCCCCAGGCGCTGCGGCGCATCATTGCGCCGGTCACGGGCCAGTTCGTTTCGCTCATCAAGGACTCCTCGCTGCTCTCGGTTATCGCCGTGCGCGAACTCACCAAGGGAGCGGAGATAGTAAACGCCGCAACATACAAGACTTTTGAGTCGTATCTGCCACTGGCGCTCTTTTATCTGCTGCTCACCTACCCGCTCTCCATCTTGACCTATCACCTGGAAAAGCGGATGAATTACCAGTCCACGCCGCGAACCAAGTCCGCCGCCACACTCAAAGGAGCCGTACCGAGATGA
- the gmd gene encoding GDP-mannose 4,6-dehydratase — MKKKVALITGTTGQDGAYLAEMLLEKGYEVHGLKRRSSLFNTDRIDHLYQDPHVTGRKFILHYGDLTDSTNLIRVIQLVQPDELYNLAAQSHVAVSFETPEYTANCDALGTLRILEAIRILGLTEKTRVYQASTSELFGLVQETPQTEKTPFYPRSPYAVAKLYGYWITVNYREAYNMYACNGILFNHESPLRGETFVTRKITRAMARIKLGLQDCLFLGNLDAKRDWGHARDYVEMMWLMLQQDTPDDYVIATGKQYSVRQFVEAAAAELGIPLRFEGQGVDEKAYHAQTGKCLVAVDPRYFRPTEVETLLGDPTKAHTKLGWKPRITFDQMVSEMVKADLRDAERDNMCRSEGFKTFNFHE; from the coding sequence ATGAAGAAGAAGGTCGCCCTCATCACCGGAACCACCGGGCAGGACGGGGCCTATCTGGCCGAGATGCTTTTGGAGAAGGGCTACGAGGTCCACGGCCTCAAGCGCCGCTCCTCGCTGTTCAATACGGACCGCATCGACCACCTGTACCAGGACCCCCACGTCACGGGGCGCAAGTTCATCCTGCACTACGGCGATCTGACCGACTCCACCAACCTGATCCGGGTGATCCAGCTGGTGCAGCCGGACGAATTGTACAACCTGGCCGCCCAGTCCCACGTGGCCGTGTCCTTCGAGACCCCGGAGTACACCGCCAACTGCGACGCGCTCGGAACCCTGCGCATCCTGGAGGCCATCCGCATCCTGGGGCTGACTGAAAAGACCCGCGTGTACCAGGCCTCCACCTCCGAGCTCTTCGGCCTTGTGCAGGAGACCCCCCAGACCGAAAAGACCCCGTTCTACCCACGCAGCCCCTACGCCGTGGCCAAGCTCTACGGCTACTGGATCACGGTGAACTACCGCGAGGCCTACAACATGTACGCCTGCAACGGCATCCTCTTCAACCACGAGTCCCCCCTGCGCGGCGAGACCTTCGTCACCCGCAAGATCACCAGGGCCATGGCGCGCATCAAGCTGGGCCTGCAGGACTGCCTGTTCCTGGGCAACCTGGACGCCAAGCGCGACTGGGGCCACGCCCGCGACTACGTGGAGATGATGTGGCTCATGCTCCAGCAGGACACCCCGGATGATTACGTCATCGCCACGGGCAAGCAGTACAGCGTGCGCCAGTTCGTGGAGGCCGCCGCTGCGGAGCTCGGCATTCCCCTGCGTTTCGAGGGACAGGGCGTAGACGAGAAGGCCTACCACGCCCAAACCGGCAAGTGCCTGGTGGCCGTGGACCCGCGCTACTTCCGTCCCACCGAGGTGGAGACCCTGCTTGGCGACCCCACCAAGGCCCACACCAAGCTGGGCTGGAAGCCCCGCATCACCTTCGACCAGATGGTCTCGGAGATGGTCAAGGCCGACCTGCGCGACGCCGAGCGCGACAACATGTGCCGCAGCGAAGGCTTCAAGACCTTCAATTTCCACGAATAA
- a CDS encoding transporter substrate-binding domain-containing protein, whose translation MLRRIVFIMLALALCAQAALAQAPFDIAKQSLLTEIVNRKKLVVGMELKYPPFESTDTKGQPVGLDVELARMAAKDLGVELEIKDMEWTGLIPALQTGKIDLIISGITGTLERAKTITFTSAYFTTGLCALLSSKRAADVTSVEQLDDPKRVIAVKTGTTSDLLAAKRFPKATINRYKDESACVAEVVNGRADAFIYDQLSIAKHAKEFPDATKAILQPFTYEPFCIAMRKGDFDLWNWMEMFVTLRRADGSLEALRKQFVGPLLK comes from the coding sequence ATGCTTCGCAGGATAGTCTTCATCATGCTCGCCCTGGCCTTATGCGCCCAGGCCGCCCTGGCCCAGGCGCCTTTCGATATCGCCAAGCAGAGCCTGCTCACCGAGATAGTCAACCGTAAGAAACTGGTGGTGGGCATGGAGCTCAAGTATCCGCCCTTCGAGTCAACCGACACCAAGGGCCAGCCCGTGGGACTGGATGTCGAGCTCGCCCGCATGGCCGCCAAGGACCTGGGCGTGGAGCTTGAAATTAAGGACATGGAATGGACCGGCCTCATCCCGGCGCTGCAGACCGGCAAGATCGACCTGATCATCTCCGGCATCACCGGCACCCTGGAGCGCGCCAAGACCATCACCTTCACCAGCGCCTACTTCACCACCGGCCTGTGCGCCCTGCTTTCCAGCAAGCGCGCCGCCGACGTGACCTCCGTGGAACAGCTGGACGACCCCAAGCGCGTCATCGCGGTGAAGACCGGCACCACTTCAGACCTGCTGGCCGCAAAGCGCTTCCCCAAGGCCACCATCAACCGCTACAAGGACGAATCCGCCTGCGTGGCGGAAGTGGTCAACGGGCGCGCCGACGCCTTCATCTACGACCAGCTGTCCATCGCCAAGCACGCCAAGGAGTTCCCGGACGCCACCAAGGCCATCCTCCAGCCCTTCACCTACGAGCCCTTCTGCATCGCCATGCGCAAGGGCGACTTCGACCTCTGGAACTGGATGGAAATGTTCGTCACCCTTCGCCGCGCAGACGGCTCCCTGGAAGCGTTGCGCAAGCAGTTTGTCGGCCCCCTGCTGAAATAA
- a CDS encoding ferredoxin-thioredoxin reductase catalytic domain-containing protein, with protein MDAKELYGKLKDFQEKKGYYFNRDQKMVMDLLEMLLVNKERYGHMACPCRLASGNFEMDRDIVCPCQYREADVAEYGTCFCGLYASKEWNDEKRPLRVVPERRPPEKVLAGLGLE; from the coding sequence ATGGACGCCAAGGAACTTTACGGCAAGCTGAAGGATTTCCAGGAGAAGAAGGGCTATTATTTCAACCGCGACCAGAAGATGGTCATGGACCTTCTGGAGATGCTCCTGGTGAACAAGGAGCGCTACGGCCACATGGCCTGCCCCTGCCGCCTGGCCTCGGGCAACTTCGAAATGGACCGGGACATCGTCTGCCCCTGCCAGTACCGCGAGGCGGACGTGGCGGAATACGGCACCTGCTTCTGCGGCCTCTACGCAAGCAAGGAGTGGAACGACGAGAAGCGCCCCCTGCGCGTGGTGCCGGAGCGCCGCCCGCCCGAAAAGGTGCTGGCCGGACTCGGACTGGAGTAG